One region of Prosthecobacter fusiformis genomic DNA includes:
- a CDS encoding diflavin oxidoreductase, translating into MSTPAPGKPVYNVKNPFIATVKVAYDISGPGAPKNTRHYEIDLAGSGLEYTPGDSLAVQPTNDPQLVSDTLEALGFTGEEIVTHPKNAAAQVPIRQALTEGSLLTEVDNKLIKAIIEKTNGQTLLADMATPETKQALKDYLWGRFVIDLLLENPDAKFEPVEFMGVLKKLNIRLYSISSSQKAHPEEVHLTVATVKYSSHGRERGGVASTFLAERIETGVTKVPVFVNHGKGFRLPEPEEETPVIMVGPGTGIAPFRAFLEERKATSAKGKAWLFFGEVNEATCFFYKDQFEGYLADGTLAKLTTAWSRDQAEKIYVQHKLLENSAEIFAWLEQGAIFYVCGDAARMAVDVDKALHTIIEKEGGKTPEEAVEYMTAFKEAKRYRRDVY; encoded by the coding sequence ATGAGTACCCCCGCGCCCGGCAAACCCGTTTACAATGTCAAAAATCCATTCATCGCCACGGTGAAGGTCGCTTATGACATCTCCGGCCCCGGTGCCCCCAAGAACACGCGCCATTACGAAATTGATCTCGCTGGCAGCGGACTGGAATACACACCTGGAGATTCCCTGGCGGTTCAGCCGACGAATGATCCTCAGCTTGTGTCGGATACCCTGGAAGCCCTCGGTTTCACCGGTGAAGAGATCGTCACGCATCCGAAAAACGCCGCCGCCCAGGTGCCGATCCGCCAGGCCTTGACCGAAGGCAGCCTGCTCACGGAAGTGGATAACAAGCTGATCAAGGCCATCATCGAAAAAACCAACGGCCAGACCCTTCTGGCGGACATGGCCACTCCAGAGACCAAGCAGGCACTGAAGGATTACCTCTGGGGCCGCTTCGTGATTGATCTCCTTTTGGAAAATCCAGACGCCAAGTTTGAGCCGGTCGAATTCATGGGCGTGCTGAAAAAGCTGAACATCCGTCTTTACTCCATCAGCAGCAGCCAGAAGGCGCATCCTGAAGAAGTACATCTCACCGTCGCTACGGTGAAGTACTCCAGCCATGGCCGTGAGCGTGGCGGCGTCGCCTCCACATTCCTGGCTGAGCGCATCGAAACAGGCGTGACCAAGGTCCCCGTTTTCGTCAACCATGGCAAAGGCTTCCGCCTTCCAGAGCCAGAAGAAGAAACACCGGTCATCATGGTCGGCCCAGGTACCGGCATCGCCCCTTTCCGCGCCTTCCTGGAAGAGCGCAAAGCCACCTCCGCCAAGGGCAAAGCCTGGCTGTTCTTCGGTGAAGTCAACGAAGCCACCTGCTTCTTCTACAAGGACCAGTTTGAAGGCTATCTGGCCGATGGCACTCTGGCTAAATTGACCACCGCATGGAGCCGTGACCAGGCCGAGAAAATCTACGTCCAGCACAAGTTGCTGGAAAACAGCGCCGAGATCTTCGCGTGGCTGGAGCAAGGTGCCATCTTCTACGTCTGCGGCGATGCCGCCCGCATGGCCGTGGATGTGGACAAGGCCCTCCACACAATCATCGAAAAAGAAGGTGGCAAGACCCCTGAAGAAGCCGTGGAATACATGACCGCCTTCAAGGAAGCCAAACGCTACCGCCGCGACGTGTACTAA
- a CDS encoding NAD(P)/FAD-dependent oxidoreductase yields MSTQQPSIAIIGAGLSGLACARILTKAGLKFTLYEAADAVGGRVRSDVVDGFTLDRGFQVLLPSYPEARRVLDYEGLKLRPFYRGADLFYKGKFHRLSDPVNHPSDAVKHSRDPFVSWMDKWRTLVLRTEVLTTRKIERRIPEMETEDYLRDFGFSEEFIDRFFRAFFGGVFLEKDLRTSARMFLFLYSMFSTGGAALPAHGMQAIPDQMAISLPPGCLRLNTPVTSVRAGEITLASGEIIHPDHVIVAVSEEVAASLLPDAFGEKLLPARSTTCLYFTTDLPVPETPTIYLDGDGRGPVNSACVLSKISPLYAPNGQHLISASIIGAPSSEELEGVVRDQMAAWFGESAYLWNHLRSYQIRYALPESRQLRLGEGPLPAVLAPGLYRCGDWCEDASINGALISGRRAAEAVIGATAT; encoded by the coding sequence ATGAGCACTCAACAGCCCAGCATTGCCATCATTGGCGCCGGACTTTCCGGGCTGGCCTGTGCGCGCATTTTGACTAAAGCGGGACTTAAATTCACCCTCTATGAAGCGGCCGATGCCGTGGGTGGGCGCGTGCGGTCAGACGTGGTGGATGGATTCACCCTGGACCGCGGCTTTCAGGTACTGCTGCCTTCGTATCCTGAAGCACGCCGGGTGCTAGACTATGAGGGACTGAAACTAAGGCCGTTTTATCGCGGAGCCGACCTCTTTTACAAAGGCAAGTTTCATCGTCTCTCAGACCCCGTCAACCATCCCAGTGATGCGGTCAAACACAGTCGGGATCCTTTCGTCTCCTGGATGGATAAATGGCGCACCCTCGTGTTACGCACCGAGGTGCTGACGACGCGTAAGATCGAACGCCGCATCCCCGAGATGGAGACTGAGGATTACCTGCGCGATTTTGGATTCAGCGAGGAGTTTATCGACCGCTTTTTCCGCGCCTTTTTTGGCGGCGTGTTTTTGGAGAAGGATCTGCGCACCTCCGCGCGCATGTTCTTGTTTTTATACTCCATGTTCAGCACCGGCGGTGCCGCCCTGCCGGCGCATGGCATGCAGGCCATACCTGACCAAATGGCCATCTCCCTGCCTCCCGGCTGCCTGCGGTTGAATACGCCCGTGACATCAGTCCGCGCTGGGGAGATCACCCTGGCCAGCGGTGAAATCATTCATCCGGATCACGTCATCGTTGCCGTGAGTGAAGAAGTAGCCGCGAGCCTACTGCCGGACGCTTTTGGTGAAAAACTGCTTCCAGCCCGTAGCACCACCTGCCTCTATTTCACCACGGATCTACCCGTACCCGAGACCCCCACCATCTACCTGGATGGCGATGGTCGAGGTCCTGTAAACAGCGCCTGTGTGCTGTCAAAAATCTCCCCCCTCTATGCGCCGAACGGACAGCATCTCATCTCCGCCAGCATCATCGGCGCTCCTTCCAGCGAAGAACTGGAAGGCGTCGTGCGCGACCAGATGGCCGCTTGGTTTGGTGAAAGCGCGTATCTTTGGAACCACCTACGCAGCTATCAGATCCGCTACGCCCTGCCTGAAAGCCGCCAGCTCAGGTTAGGCGAAGGCCCCCTCCCTGCCGTCCTGGCCCCCGGTCTCTATCGCTGCGGCGACTGGTGTGAAGATGCCTCCATCAACGGAGCCCTCATCAGCGGACGCCGCGCTGCGGAAGCGGTGATTGGTGCAACAGCCACATAA
- a CDS encoding MogA/MoaB family molybdenum cofactor biosynthesis protein, producing MSPVSTPIPVGIITVSDRASQGVYEDLGGPALRTAAEGYGWQVISEVIVPDDLARIQSAIQSLISQGCGLVLTTGGTGIDVRDVTPEAIRGILRVEIPGFGELMRMRSVEITPNAILSRSLAAIVDRALVIALPGKPQGAVECLNFVLGAIPHAVKLAQRVPTSC from the coding sequence ATGTCTCCTGTTTCCACTCCCATCCCCGTCGGCATCATCACGGTTTCCGACCGCGCCAGCCAAGGCGTGTATGAAGACCTGGGCGGCCCCGCGCTGCGGACTGCCGCCGAGGGCTATGGCTGGCAGGTCATTAGCGAGGTCATCGTGCCCGATGATCTGGCCCGCATCCAGTCGGCCATCCAGTCCCTGATTTCCCAGGGCTGCGGGCTCGTCCTCACGACCGGCGGCACCGGCATCGATGTGCGTGATGTAACCCCGGAGGCCATCCGTGGCATCCTGCGGGTGGAGATCCCGGGCTTTGGCGAGCTGATGCGCATGCGCTCCGTGGAGATCACGCCCAATGCCATCCTGAGCCGCAGCCTGGCCGCCATTGTGGACCGGGCGCTGGTCATTGCCCTGCCGGGGAAACCGCAGGGTGCCGTGGAGTGTCTAAACTTTGTGTTAGGCGCGATCCCGCACGCCGTGAAGCTCGCCCAGCGGGTGCCGACGAGCTGTTGA
- the moaC gene encoding cyclic pyranopterin monophosphate synthase MoaC: protein MPSLTHLDDAGKASMVDISDKTPCLREAIAEGRLLLHPDTLRLIRENGLKKGDVLAVARIAGIQAAKQTQHLIPLCHQIPLSKVAVDFDVTGENVHLTATVKTTAATGVEMEALTAVSIAALTIYDMCKAVDKNIQITDVRLLSKTKTPLP from the coding sequence ATGCCCTCCCTCACACACCTGGACGATGCTGGAAAAGCCAGCATGGTGGACATCTCTGACAAGACGCCCTGCCTGCGCGAGGCCATCGCGGAAGGACGTCTCCTGCTGCATCCAGATACTCTGCGCCTGATCCGTGAAAACGGCCTCAAAAAGGGCGATGTCCTGGCCGTGGCCCGTATCGCCGGCATCCAGGCCGCCAAGCAGACCCAGCATCTCATCCCCCTCTGCCACCAGATCCCGCTGAGCAAGGTGGCCGTGGATTTTGATGTCACCGGGGAAAACGTGCACCTCACCGCCACGGTCAAGACCACCGCGGCCACGGGCGTCGAAATGGAAGCGTTGACCGCAGTCAGCATTGCAGCCCTAACCATTTATGACATGTGCAAGGCGGTGGACAAGAACATCCAGATCACAGATGTCCGCCTGCTTTCCAAAACCAAAACTCCCCTGCCCTGA